One Hordeum vulgare subsp. vulgare chromosome 4H, MorexV3_pseudomolecules_assembly, whole genome shotgun sequence DNA window includes the following coding sequences:
- the LOC123446783 gene encoding uncharacterized protein LOC123446783 encodes MWPAAWTRTSKLLGRLAGVRPSKGSGRSSSAGAAGESKSQIRRKRVVTIGALSLAGGVALSAINDLAIFHGCTTKALDKATDNPEVVQAIGLPIARGPWYDASVVLGHRRRSVSCTFPVTGPRGSGVFHIEAIRNGEDGVLSFLRHHDWEILAMDARLELQALPSDDDGHQRQPLVMNLDLMTSAAHDDDNECKTSSTAGGGKIS; translated from the exons ATGTGGCCGGCGGCGTGGACGAGGACGAGCAAGCTCCTAGGGcggctcgccggcgtccgtccatCAAAAGGATCCGGTCG CTCCTCCTCTGCGGGTGCCGCCGGAGAGAGCAAGAGTCAGATCCGGAGGAAGAGGGTGGTGACCATCGGTGCCCTGAGCCTGGCCGGGGGAGTCGCCCTCAGTGCCATCAACGACCTCGCAATCTTCCACGGATGCACCAC GAAGGCGCTCGACAAGGCTACCGACAACCCAGAGGTCGTACAAGCCATTGGGCTGCCTATAGCTAGAGGGCCATGGTACGATGCGTCCGTCGTTCTGGGTCATCGCCGCCGATCCGTGTCGTGCACGTTCCCGGTGACCGGCCCACGGGGGTCGGGAGTCTTTCACATCGAGGCCATCCGGAATGGAG AGGATGGCGTGCTTTCGTTTCTGCGCCACCACGACTGGGAGATACTGGCCATGGATGCTCGCCTGGAACTGCAAGCACTACCTTCAGATGATGACGGCCATCAGCGGCAACCACTCGTGATGAACCTCGACCTGATGACCAGCGCTGctcatgacgacgacaacgagtgTAAGACTAGTAGTACTGCTGGTGGTGGGAAAATCAGTTGA
- the LOC123446781 gene encoding probable serine/threonine-protein kinase PBL7, with the protein MGILCCFQSGADKLPDQDHGGGRGGAPAAVASTKKPPPRDAPTVTVRPPNLLRRDDDHREEDGAGTAATTNNNNLATLVNEIVAESVTYQHNRRVADEILGMNKEETVTARSFTYAELSEASGGFRVDSMLGEGGFGPVYRGRLRDGDGKGKGKGTEVAVKQLDRNGLQGTREFLVEVLMLSLLKHPHLVTLIGYCADADHRMLVYEFMPQGSLEDHLLDLPPSSPGLDWATRMRIAQGAARGLEYLHDASRRPGPPVIYRDFKASNILLDTCFRAHLSDFGLAKVGPVGDKTHVSTRVMGTYGYCAPEYALTGKLTTMSDVYSFGVVFLEIITGRRVIDTSRPHDEHNLVQWAAPRFKSKKRFREMADPLLRGAYPTKGLYQALAISAMCLQEDATMRPSIADVVTALDYLTGVDKPSPSPSPSPSHQQESPPKDDATG; encoded by the exons ATGGGCATCTTGTGTTGCTTCCAGTCCGGCGCCGACAAGCTCCCGGATCAGGATCATGGTGGTGGCCGTGGCGGTGCTCCGGCGGCTGTTGCTTCAACAAAGAAGCCACCTCCTCGAGATGCTCCCACCGTCACCGTCCGTCCTCCTAATCTGTTGCGACGAGATGATGATCATCGTGAAGAGGACGGCGCcggcaccgccgccaccaccaacaacaataacctTGCCACCCTCGTCAATGAGATCGTTGCAGAATCAG TGACGTACCAGCACAACCGGCGGGTGGCTGACGAGATCCTGGGGATGAACAAGGAGGAGACGGTGACCGCGCGATCATTCACGTACGCGGAGCTGTCGGAGGCCAGCGGCGGGTTCCGGGTGGACTCGATGCTGGGCGAGGGCGGGTTCGGGCCGGTGTACCGTGGGCGGCTGCGGGACGGGGACggaaaggggaaggggaaggggacGGAGGTGGCGGTGAAGCAACTGGACCGCAACGGGCTGCAGGGCACGCGCGAGTTCCTGGTGGAGGTGCTCATGCTCAGCCTCCTCAAGCACCCCCACCTCGTCACCCTCATCGGCTACTGCGCCGACGCCGACCACCGCATGCTCGTCTATGAGTTCATGCCACAAGGCTCCCTCGAGGACCACCTCCTGGACCTCCCGCCCTCCTCCCCGGGGCTCGACTGGGCCACGCGCATGCGCATCGCGCAGGGCGCTGCCCGGGGTCTCGAGTACCTCCACGACGCCTCCCGCCGCCCAGGCCCGCCCGTCATCTACCGCGACTTCAAGGCCTCCAACATCCTCCTCGACACCTGCTTCCGCGCCCATCTCTCCGACTTTGGCCTCGCCAAGGTCGGACCCGTCGGCGACAAGACCCACGTCTCCACCAGAGTTATGGGCACATACGGCTACTGCGCCCCTGAGTATGCCCTCACGGGGAAGCTCACCACCATGTCCGACGTCTATAGCTTCGGTGTCGTCTTCCTCGAGATCATCACGGGCCGGAGGGTCATCGACACTTCCAGGCCGCATGATGAGCACAACCTTGTGCAGTGGGCGGCGCCGCGGTTTAAGAGCAAGAAGCGCTTCAGGGAGATGGCAGACCCGCTGCTCCGCGGCGCCTACCCCACCAAGGGGCTCTACCAGGCGCTCGCCATCTCCGCAATGTGCCTGCAGGAGGATGCCACCATGCGCCCCTCCATCGCCGACGTCGTCACCGCGCTCGACTACCTCACCGGCGTCGACAagccttccccttccccttccccttccccttcccaTCAACAAGAGTCACCACCCAAGGATGATGCCACTGGCTAG
- the LOC123446780 gene encoding glucomannan 4-beta-mannosyltransferase 1-like — translation MKGVSMVTMARAAWAVVRYAVVVPLLQLSIYLCAAMSLMLFAERLYMGIIVAVLWLNNRRRQRHCSRNQKNKDDDDIDDLETGGADRPMVLIQIPMFNEKQVYRLSIGAACGLWWPSDKLVIQVLDDSTDAGIRSLVEAECRRWAGKGVHIRYENRSNRSGYKAGAMREGLKKTYAKDCEYVAVFDADFQPDADFLRRTVPLLQADPSVALVQARWRFVNADECILTRIQEMSLDYHFSVEQEVGSACHGFFGFNGTAGVWRVHALADAGGWKDRTTVEDMDLAVRASMRGWKFVYAGDVQVRNELPSSFKAYRYQQHRWSCGPANLMRKMFWEIVASRQVSAWKKLHVLYGFFFVRKVVAHLVTFLFYCVVIPAYVLVGGQGQVRLPKYVAMYVPAIITLLNAVCTPRSWHLLVFWILFENVMSMHRSKATVIGLVEASRANEWVVTEKLGGSAAASATTTTMATNVNKQAQAAMKKKKKSQSNSSGFLVPEMVMGLCLLYCAVYDIVFGHDHFYVYLLMQSAAAFVIGFGYVGSQ, via the exons atgaaggggGTGAGCATGGTGACCATGGCGCGTGCGGCGTGGGCGGTGGTGCGGTACGCGGTGGTGGTGCCCCTGCTTCAGCTGTCCATCTACCTCTGCGCCGCCATGTCCCTCATGCTCTTCGCCGAGCGCCTCTACATGGGGATCATCGTCGCCGTGCTCTGGCTCAACAACCGACGCCGTCAACGCCATTGCAGCCGCAACCAGaagaacaaggacgacgacgacatcgacgacCTGGAGACCGGCGGCGCAGACCGGCCCATGGTTCTCATCCAGATCCCCATGTTCAACGAGAAGCAG GTGTACCGTCTTTCGATCGGCGCGGCGTGCGGTCtgtggtggccgtcggacaagcttgtgATCCAGGTGCTGGACGACTCGACGGACGCCGGCATCCGGTCGCTGGTGGAGGCGGAGTGCCGGCGGTGGGCTGGCAAGGGCGTGCACATCCGTTACGAGAACCGCAGCAACCGGAGCGGCTACAAGGCCGGTGCCATGCGTGAAGGCCTCAAGAAGACCTACGCCAAGGACTGCGAGTACGTGGCCGTCTTCGACGCCGACTTCCAGCCCGACGCCGACTTCCTCCGCCGCACCGTGCCGCTCCTCCAGGCCGACCCGTCCGTGGCGCTGGTGCAGGCGCGGTGGCGGTTCGTCAACGCGGACGAGTGCATCCTCACCCGCATCCAGGAGATGTCCCTCGACTACCACTTCTCCGTGGAGCAGGAGGTCGGCTCCGCCTGCCACGGCTTCTTCGGCTTCAACGGCACCGCTGGGGTGTGGCGGGTGCACGCCCTGGCCGACGCCGGGGGGTGGAAGGACCGCACCACCGTCGAGGACATGGACCTGGCCGTCCGGGCGTCCATGCGGGGGTGGAAGTTCGTCTACGCCGGCGACGTGCAGGTGCGCAACGAGCTGCCCAGCAGCTTCAAGGCATACCGGTACCAGCAGCACCGCTGGTCGTGCGGGCCGGCCAACCTGATGCGCAAGATGTTCTGGGAGATTGTCGCCAGCCGGCAGGTGTCGGCGTGGAAGAAGCTCCACGTGCTCTACGGCTTCTTCTTCGTCAGGAAGGTGGTGGCGCACCTCGTGACATTCCTCTTCTACTGCGTCGTCATCCCGGCCTACGTGCTCGTCGGCGGCCAGGGCCAGGTGCGCCTCCCAAAGTACGTGGCCATGTACGTGCCCGCCATCATCACCCTGCTCAACGCCGTGTGCACCCCGAGGTCATGGCACCTGCTCGTCTTCTGGATCCTCTTCGAGAACGTCATGTCCATGCACCGCTCCAAGGCCACCGTCATCGGGCTCGTCGAGGCCAGCCGCGCAAACGAGTGGGTCGTCACAGAGAAGCTCGGTGGGTCTGCCGCTGCTTCTGCTACCACCACGACCATGGCCACCAACGTTAACAAGCAGGCGCAGGCggccatgaagaagaagaagaagagccagAGCAACAGCAGCGGTTTCCTTGTCCCGGAGATGGTGATGGGGCTCTGCCTGCTCTACTGCGCCGTCTACGACATCGTCTTCGGCCATGACCACTTCTATGTCTACCTCCTCATGCAGTCCGCCGCCGCATTCGTCATCGGATTCGGCTACGTCGGATCCCAATGA